The following proteins are co-located in the Besnoitia besnoiti strain Bb-Ger1 chromosome Unknown contig00007, whole genome shotgun sequence genome:
- a CDS encoding enoyl-CoA hydratase/isomerase family protein (encoded by transcript BESB_072340), producing MDAEKKLGGFQTLLVTRLAFPDEGRSEGTAANPSFVYEVRLNRPKQRNAFNREFWEEFRECFDILDILPSCRCIVVTAEGPVFTAGIDLALAAEQLTGKPLLPRRQRARERAETSKSNWDAEENMEDSTEKPDRARIAASLRRTITKFQDCFTSLEKCSKPIIVCIGGPCVGAGVDLICSCDIRVASKNAWFSVKEVDIGLAADVGTLQRLPRIVGNDSWVREICYTGRRFDAEEAKRQGLLSKLVESEDEMRKKAVALAHDIAAKSPVAVSGIKFALNYTTRRTVEDELRVQAIWNAAMLQTNDIPVSMSLQSMQRGSRSGSPDTGHAFACL from the coding sequence ATGGACGCTGAAAAGAAACTGGGGGGCTTCCAGACTCTGCTGGTTACTCGTTTGGCTTTTCCAGACGAGGGGCGATCTGAAGGAACTGCTGCGAACCCATCGTTTGTATATGAGGTTCGCTTGAACAGGCCGAAACAACGGAATGCCTTTAATCGCGAATTTTGGGAAGAATTTCGTGAGTGTTTCGATATCCTGGACATTCTCCCGTCATGTCGCTGTATAGTAGTTACTGCAGAAGGACCCGTGTTCACTGCCGGTATCGATCTTGCCTTGGCTGCTGAACAGCTCACGGGGAaacctctccttcctcgccggcagcgcgcgcgtgaACGTGCCGAAACAAGCAAATCGAATTGGGATGCAGAGGAGAATATGGAAGACTCAACAGAGAAGCCGGACCGCGCACGAATAGccgcctctcttcgtcgAACCATAACGAAATTCCAGGATTGTTTCACGTCGTTGGAAAAGTGCAGCAAACCTATAATTGTTTGTATAGGGGGCCCTTGTGTCGGGGCAGGCGTTGACCTTATCTGTTCTTGTGACATACGCGTCGCGAGCAAAAATGCCTGGTTTTCGGTGAAAGAGGTGGACAtcggcctcgctgcggaTGTCGGAAccctgcagcggctgcctcggATTGTTGGAAATGATTCCTGGGTCAGGGAAATTTGTTACACTGGTAGACGGTTTGATGCCGAAGAGGCCAAGAGGCAGGGGCTGCTCAGCAAACTTgtggagagcgaggacgaaATGAGAAAAAAAGCTGTTGCCCTGGCTCATGATATCGCAGCGAAAAGCCCTGTGGCTGTCTCTGGAATCAAGTTCGCGTTGAACTATACCACGAGACGCACCGTCGAAGACGAATTACGCGTCCAGGCTATATGGAACGCCGCGATGCTGCAGACGAATGACATTCCTGTTTCCATGTCGCTTCAGAGCATGCAGCGAGGATCGAGAAGTGGATCACCAGACACAGGGCACGCTTTTGCATGCTTGTGA
- a CDS encoding SAG-related sequence (encoded by transcript BESB_072350) translates to MVALRRTGAVVTCLLAASTLAVDAANVKDIVCPTNTNTTETVTLNPGESFSLSCAGFTSALPPNFIKYACSGTGANCAAPGTAYTDLFPKATDHVWVTPNDSSRVAVHTWTAPDKGKLDNTATVFSVGCEQKTANGDPKTYQCYVDVTVSAATPVQALSAAVVLIAALGTMMSA, encoded by the coding sequence ATGGTAGCTCTGCGCAGAACTGGCGCAGTCGTTACTTGTCTGTTGGCTGCGAGCACACTCGCAGTTGACGCAGCCAACGTCAAGGACATTGTGTGCCCAACGAACACGAATACCACAGAGACTGTGACGCTAAACCCAGGCGAGTCTTTCTCTTTGAGCTGCGCGGGATTCACTTCCGCTCTCCCGCCCAACTTCATCAAGtacgcctgcagcggcacTGGGGCGAACTGCGCAGCCCCTGGAACTGCCTACACGGATCTTTTCCCCAAGGCTACTGACCACGTCTGGGTGACTCCCAAcgacagcagccgcgtcgctgtTCACACATGGACTGCTCCGGATAAGGGGAAGCTCGACAACACGGCGACTGTGTTCAGCGTGGGATGCGAGCAAAAAACCGCAAATGGCGACCCAAAGACCTACCAGTGCTACGTCGACGTCACGGTGTCTGCGGCCACCCCCGTTCAAGCTCTTTCAGCTGCCGTTGTTCTGATCGCCGCGCTCGGCACGATGATGTCGGCGTAA
- a CDS encoding uncharacterized protein (encoded by transcript BESB_072360) — protein sequence MVDPVNSLATAVAQSGDLLLLRKEATDDASATRRPRSARQEGEASPLERNRQKDEGELSWSEALDMLLGSSPRKVWRTLNYCIPALLLVSLGFMYLARDDSQLLWLFSGFIALTLAFAVALNWTLLQVLPPEKDDAEASEASDQGHEKEY from the exons ATGGTGGATCCTGTCAACAGCCTTGCCACAGCCGTCGCGCAGTCTGGCGACCTGCTTCTTCTGAGAAAAGAAGCGACGGATGACGcttcggcgacgcggcgaccccGTAGCGCGCGCCAAGAGGGGGAGGCATCGCCTCTCGAACGGAACCGCCagaaggacgaaggcgagttGAGCTGGTCGGAGGCGTTGGACATGCTGCTGGGCTCGAGCCCCAGGAAAGTCTGGCGCACGCTGAATTACTGCATTCccgctcttctcctcgtctcgctcggCTTCATGTATCTCGCCAGAGACGACTCACAGCTCCTCTGGCTGTTCTCCGGATTTATCGCACTCACTCTCGCGTTCGCAGTTGCGCTCAACTG GACTCTTTTGCAAGTTCTTCCTCCAGagaaagacgacgcagaagcgtCAGAAGCCTCCGATCAGGGACACGAGAAAGAATACTAG
- a CDS encoding MYND finger domain-containing protein (encoded by transcript BESB_072370), with protein MSLDDVQHAKFTFLYVPADINDAVQERTFEGEERGFRAAMNAHFNRENLLQKEADKFKEDLSKKADGKLTDEQLTTLIGAERTYQIIPLTLPTKANGFHGTNAYIDSIGRVKDLPLNARASRICSTDIRGDCFLSTTFDDEETFRRVDITKKDFESLMANPPDARGRWSETAALSQLLSQQQAAAAASQAALANKNKEHVCGNCGKKETPAGEASENPVKLKRCGACGEVYYCSAECQKQDWRHHKRVCKKK; from the exons ATGTCGCTCGACGATGTCCAGCACGCGAAGTTCACATTCCTGTACGTCCCGGCGGATATCAACGACGCAGTCCAAGAGCGCACGTtcgagggagaagaacgCGGGTTCCGCGCTGCGATGAACGCACACTTCAACCGCGAAAATCTTCTCCAGAAGGAGGCTGACAAATTCAAAGAAGACTTGAGCAAGAAAGCCGACGGGAAGCTCACCGACGAACAACTCACGACGCTCATCGGCGCCGAACGCACCTACCAA ATCATTCCGCTGACTCTCCCCACCAAGGCGAACGGCTTCCACGGCACGAATGCGTACATCGACAGCATTGGGCGCGTAAAAGATCTCCCCCTGaacgcccgcgcctcgcgcatctGCTCCACAG ACATTCGCGGAGACTGTTTTCTGTCGACGACGTTTGATGACGAGGAGACGTTCAGGCGCGTGGACATCACGAAGAAGGACTTTGAGTCTCTCATGGCGAACCCGCCCGACGCCCGGGGAAG GTGGAGCGAAaccgccgcgctctcgcagctgctgagTCAGCaacaggcggccgcggctgcttctcAGGCTGCGCTCGCGAATAAAA ACAAAGAGCACGTATGCGGCAACTGCGGGAAAAaggagacgcccgcgggcgaAGCGTCC GAAAATCCGGTGAAGCTGAAGCGttgcggcgcatgcggcgaggTCTACTACTGCAGTGCGGAGTGTCAGAAGCAGGATTGGCGGCACCATAAGCGTGTGTGCAAAAAGAAATGA